A genomic region of Terriglobales bacterium contains the following coding sequences:
- a CDS encoding 4-(cytidine 5'-diphospho)-2-C-methyl-D-erythritol kinase, with protein sequence MAVAVRSFAKINIGLVIGARRDDGFHDLRTVYQTIALHDVVKVELARGTGIEIRCSHPQVPCDESNTCHRMAERALRLLGRQGRVVVTIEKRLPVQGGLGAASSNAVATLLALERAAKGRIGWADKLRLAAEVGSDLPLFVVGGTVFGAGRGEEVLPLPDLPPLELVVATPKVGISTPAAFAAWDAMPSHPLRSTTRSAKDGAPAGSLAKLTARGGSDRIVVFSRSVFEWLGDSLTRPGTGAGGRNSGVPGGKGRRDRAEALLLDLVRTGIENDFERVVFSEHPELCQVKRVLERHGAKYASLSGSGSALYGIFASRDAAHKAARKVAAAGVPAVATRTLSRAEYWAGL encoded by the coding sequence ATGGCCGTTGCGGTGCGGTCGTTTGCGAAGATCAACATCGGGCTGGTGATCGGCGCGCGGCGGGACGATGGCTTCCACGACCTGCGCACCGTTTACCAGACGATCGCGCTGCACGACGTGGTGAAGGTCGAGCTGGCGCGGGGCACCGGCATCGAGATTCGCTGCTCGCATCCGCAGGTGCCCTGTGACGAGTCCAACACCTGCCATCGCATGGCCGAGCGCGCGCTGCGGCTGCTGGGGCGCCAGGGGCGCGTGGTGGTCACCATCGAGAAGCGGCTGCCGGTGCAGGGCGGGCTGGGGGCGGCTTCGTCCAACGCGGTTGCGACTCTGCTGGCCCTCGAGCGCGCGGCCAAGGGACGTATCGGCTGGGCGGACAAGCTTCGCCTGGCGGCCGAGGTGGGCTCCGACCTTCCTTTATTTGTGGTCGGCGGCACGGTCTTCGGCGCCGGGAGAGGCGAGGAAGTCCTGCCGCTGCCGGATTTACCCCCGCTTGAGCTGGTGGTGGCGACGCCGAAGGTGGGGATCTCGACGCCGGCGGCGTTTGCGGCCTGGGACGCCATGCCGTCCCACCCTTTGCGGAGCACAACCCGCTCCGCAAAGGATGGGGCACCCGCAGGGTCGTTGGCAAAATTGACCGCTCGGGGCGGCTCCGATAGAATTGTGGTGTTCAGCCGCTCGGTTTTTGAGTGGCTGGGTGACAGTTTGACCCGGCCGGGAACAGGGGCTGGGGGCCGCAACTCCGGTGTCCCAGGCGGCAAAGGCCGCAGGGACCGGGCCGAGGCACTGCTTCTCGACCTTGTCCGAACCGGGATCGAAAACGACTTCGAACGCGTCGTCTTTTCCGAGCATCCCGAATTGTGTCAGGTGAAGCGTGTGCTGGAGCGCCACGGGGCCAAATACGCCTCGCTGTCTGGTTCCGGGTCGGCGCTGTACGGGATCTTTGCCAGCCGCGACGCGGCGCACAAGGCCGCGCGCAAGGTCGCGGCCGCGGGCGTGCCGGCGGTGGCCACGCGGACGCTGAGCAGGGCAGAGTATTGGGCCGGACTTTAG